A genomic stretch from Oscarella lobularis chromosome 11, ooOscLobu1.1, whole genome shotgun sequence includes:
- the LOC136193363 gene encoding LOW QUALITY PROTEIN: uncharacterized protein (The sequence of the model RefSeq protein was modified relative to this genomic sequence to represent the inferred CDS: substituted 1 base at 1 genomic stop codon): MSSVVFLAVFALLLSPSAGITCNEEGIRRDCGYLGIQEPECEKKGCCWRPTQDHSPWCFYSNPSPTAYTVKTIQKTTTGLQMSLDMNDTSSGPFGPPIMPLTVSIDMETSDRLHVKIVDSNNKRWEIPTQFVPSPETPTSTPASTQYTVSTASVGEPFWFAIVRSSNNETVFNTSGSFNSLIFEDQYLEISTSLPLDANIYGLGEHVCPLRLNKGQTYTLWNFDTATPENLNLYGSHPFYLDLRSSSMAHGVFLRNSNGMDVSVDNDLLTYKVIGGVFDFYFFLGPEPEAVIQQYQEVIGRPHMPPYWALGFHQSRYGFKNVQALQTVVAKYAEDKIPLDTIWNDIDYMDGYKDFTLDPNNYPQSELSXFVDQLHKNGQHYVVIVDPGIKNEKGYKAYDDGVQAGVFIKDKNGQIFIGKVWPGNTAFPDFFNPGSFKYWQDQIASLMKLVSIDGLWVDMNEISNFCNGECTSSGVDNTLKKRRSHQIGFNPTDPPYGINNQGGHAPLNTKTLDQDATHYGGVVEYNVHNLFGLTEAMATDYALRNLTGKRSFVLSRSTFPGSGRHTAHWSGDNHATFDDLYYSIPGMLNFQMFGIPLVGSDICGFIRDTNEELCGRWMQLGAFYPFSRNHDDIHDPDQEPYLWPSVIAISRDILSVRYSLLPYYYTLFYYAHRPVVATAPPAATVTRPLFFEFPNDSKTYGIDKQFMVGNGLLISPVLNQGSTSVQAYFPQGRWYDFFTNATVSESGGETMELNTPMDQIQVHVRGGVTIPMQEPEMTTTASRLNPYRLLVALDNGGASNGSIYLDDGISLDMSNSTLVTYVTSTASGRMTLTAQPQGSYVTASSPPLNTVVFLGLSTAPKSVSVNGKDLSSSQMAYSSSTNTLTLTDLNISMAKPASIVC; this comes from the exons ATGAgcagcgtcgtttttctcgccgttttcgccCTTCTCTTGTCGCCTTCGGCCGGAATTACGTGCAACGAAGAAGGAATTCGAAGAGACTGCG GCTATTTAGGCATACAGGAGCCAGAGTGCGAGAAAAAAGGATGTTGCTGGCGTCCAACTCAG gatCATTCGCCGTGGTGTTTTTATTCTAATCCGAGTCCCACCGCTTATACAGTCAAAACAATTCAAAAGACAACCACAGGACTTCAG ATGTCTCTCGACATGAATGACACCA GCTCCGGGCCATTCGGTCCTCCCATCATGCCTCTCACCGTTTCCATCGACATGGAGACGAGCGACCGACTTcacgtcaaaatcgtcgattcTAACAACAAAAGATGGGAAATACCGACTCA ATTCGTCCCGTCGCCCGAAACGCCAACGTCCACTCCCGCCTCCACTCAATACACCGTTTCAACGGCATCGGTCGGCGAACCGTTTTGGTTCGCCATTGTGCGATCATCGAACAACGAAACCGTTTTCAATACGTCAGGCTCATTCAACTCCc ttATATTCGAAGATCAGTACTTGGAGATTAGCACCTCTCTTCCTTTGGATGCGAACATCTATGGTCTAGGCGAACACGTTTGTCCTTTGCGACTGAATAA AGGTCAGACGTATACGTTGTGGAACTTTGACACTGCGACGCCTGAAAATCTCAATCTAT ATGGGTCGCATCCCTTTTATCTGGATCTTCGCTCTTCTTCCATGGCGCATGGCGTCTTCTTGCGTAATAGCAACGGTATGGACGTGTCGGTCGACAACGATTTGCTGACGTATAAAGTCATTGGAG gtgttttcgatttttatttctttcttggACCTGAGCCTGAGGCTGTCATACAGCAATATCAGGAAGTGATTGGAAGACCTCACATGCCTCC ATATTGGGCTCTTGGATTTCATCAGAGTCGCTATGGCTTCAAGAACGTCCAAGCTTTGCAAACCGTTGTAGCCAAATACGCCGAGGATAAG ATTCCTCTTGATACGATATGGAACGACATTGACTACATGGATGGC TATAAAGATTTCACTTTGGATCCCAACAATTATCCTCAATCCGAGTTGAGCTAATTCGTCGATCAGCTGCACAAAAATGGACAGCACTACG TTGTGATCGTTGATCCCGGAatcaagaacgagaaaggATACAAGGcgtacgacgacggcgttcagGCAGGAGTTTTTATCAAG GATAAAAATGGTCAAATTTTTATTGGAAAGGTCTGGCCAGGAAACACGGCCTTCCCCGATTTTTTTAATCCAG GCAGTTTCAAATACTGGCAAGATCAA ATTGCCTCCCTAATGAAACTCGTCTCGATCGACGGACTCTGGGTCGACATGAACGAAATCAGCAATTTTTGCAACGGCGAATGCAcgtcgagcggcgtcgaCAACACCC TTAAGAAGAGACGAAGCCACCAAATAGGATTTAATCCCACTGATCCTCCCTATGGGATCAATAATCAGGGAGGTCACGCTCCGTTAAATACAAAGACGTTGGATCAAGACGCGACTCACTACGGCGGTGTAGTGGAGTACAACGTTCACAATTTATTTG GTTTGACGGAAGCCATGGCAACCGATTACGCGTTGAGAAATTTGACGGGAAAGCGATCCTTTGTGTTGAGTCGATCGACATTTCCCGGCTCGGGTCGTCACACGGCTCATTGGTCAG GAGATAACCACGCTACGTTTGACGATTTGTATTACAGCATACCGGGAATGCTCAACTTTCAAATGTTTGGAATTCCGCTTGTCGGATCAGACATATGTGGTTTTATTC GTGATACAAATGAGGAGCTGTGCGGTCGTTGGATGCAACTGGGCGCGTTCTATCCCTTCTCGCGCAATCACGACGATATTCACGATCCCGATCAGGAGCCGTATCTGTGGCCGAGCGTCATTGCCATCAGTCGCGACATTCTTAGCGTTCGATACAGCCTCCTGCCGTACTATTACACCCTCTTCTATTACGCTCATCGACCCGTCGTAGCGACGGCACCGCCAGCCGCTACAGTGACTCGCCCGCTGTTCTTTGAATTTCCAAACGATTCCAAAACGTACGGTATCGATAAACAGTTCATGGTGGGAAACGGATTGCTCATTAGTCCAGTTCTCAATCAAG GGTCTACTTCGGTCCAGGCGTATTTTCCTCAAGGACGGTGGTACGACTTTTTCACCAACGCTACGGTATCCGAATCAGGAGGCGAAACGATGGAGCTCAACACTCCTATGGATCAGATTCAG GTGCACGTTCGAGGCGGAGTCACCATTCCCATGCAAGAACcggaaatgacgacgaccgcTTCTCGTCTCAATCCCTATCGACTTCTCGTTGCCCTTGACAACGGCGGAGCGTCAAACGGAAGTATCTacctcgacgacggaatTTCCCTCGACATGTCAAA CTCGACACTTGTTACGTACGTCACTTCGACGGCATCTGGGAGAATGACGTTGACCGCTCAACCCCAAGGAAGC TacgtgacggcgtcgagtcCGCCTTTGAATACGGTCGTCTTTCTCGGTCTTTCGACGGCGCCTAAATCGGTTTCTGTCAACGGAAAGGATCTCAGTTCGAGTCAAATGGCGTACAGTTCGTCTACGAATACGCTGACGTTGACTGATTTGAATATTTCCATGGCTAAGCCTGCGAGCATAGTTTGCTAG
- the LOC136192600 gene encoding DNA topoisomerase 2-alpha-like — protein MAKALQAHGEMNRHGEGKSKRLSVERIYQKKTQLEHILLRPDTYIGSIEEVTQNMWVHRSTGGGAGTIVQKSITFVPGLYKIFDEIVVNAADNKQRDPSMRRIEIDIDPENNTIRVWNDGKGIPVEIHRTEKMYVPTMIFGELLTSSNYDDTEKKVTGGRNGYGAKLCNIFSRRFTVETACKESGKKFKQTWHHNMSSSDEPQVTSFSGKDYTCVTFTPDLTRFNMEKLDRDIIALMTRRAYDLAGSSRGVNVYLNKEKIPIRSFREYVDLYLKSAEDPFADEDGPVAGKKVERVVHTRVGERWEVCVTPSASGFQQVSFVNSIATTKGGSHIAYLTGQLVDKIAAAVKKKNKGGMEVKPHQVKSHLWIFANCLIENPSFDSQTKENMTLKAKNFGSACTLDDDFVKKVVKCGVVDLMVQWAKFKSQAQLRRNVGSTSKQTKLKGIPKLDDANHAGGKDSANCTLILTEGDSAKTLAVSGLSVVGRDHYGVFPLRGKVLNVREATHKQIKDNAEINNIIRIVGLKYGKDYSSVTDLKALRYGRLMIMTDQDQDGSHIKGLLINFIHHNWPGLLRLPFLEQFITPIVKVFKGRSEQSFYSLPEFEQWRALTDDSKSWRVKYYKGLGTSTPKEAKEYFQDMERHRISFKYSGPGDDAAIKLAFAKEEVAGRKVWLTDWLAHRKEKRQAGMNESFLYGSEVDRVTFSDFVNKELVQFSNADNERSIPSLVDGLKPGQRKVIFTCFKRKDKREVKVAQLAGSVAELSAYHHGETSLMSTIIGLAQNFVGSNNINLLQPIGQFGTRLHGGKDAASPRYIFTALSPLARLIISPLDEPILTHLREDNLRIEPEWYCPTLPLVLVNGSEGIGTGYSSFVPNYDVREIVANLQRMLDDVEPVAMAPSYKGFSGKILQVDEHKYMSFGTIARLDDTHLEITELPVRIWTQAYKEKVLESMLHGSEKIESFITDYTEYHTDTTVRFVVTLTKANMDACEKEGFHKKFKLESSLATSNLVLFDSNGCLKKYADEIEILKEFFALRLERYAMRKKWLEGQLKAEADKLTNQARFIVEKCDGKITVENKKKKEMIALLSQRGYASDPVKAWKEKLASSSDADIETEDDSQDEDDATASGSGPDFNYLLGMSMWTLTKEKKDELLANKEAKISELEILRGKSPKTMWREDLEKVLEELEKVEQKEKDDALMSTTAQPASKKKGKGKARLPKQSAAAVARESRPAASPDQIIAPHLPAEKVKRPRGKAAAAAAAPPPKPEIDEGQTRVQDYFSGADETKKTKKLLPKKRKPVVTKLGPDSDDDDDDTDEAEEEESPLSVRTKKSVKTAAHPAKKIVISESDDDDDEVEVVPTSSKKLAVIDEESDSDFDFESRREKPVEVKEKKSAPTAAKKGKALLKPKTAAPKTTAPKKTTKKVEQPAKKPRARPAKKVPEKSSKSIYNFFDGEDDDDAPGPSKKIAAVGASKRKGKPQKLDISDDEEDSIAILSMSDSDDQEVIAPKRSRPPVKKAVEKTKKAAVRPAAKVAVKRRVVADSDDDEVLPLAERIRRRDRVDYKSQTEDDDVDDADDSDEADLDESFDPRSDLD, from the exons ATGGCAAAGGCTTTACAG GCTCACGGCGAAATGAATCGCCACGGCGAAGGCAAATCGAAGCGTCTCTCGGTCGAACGCATCTACCAGAAGAAAACCCAACTCGAACACATCCTTCTACGACCAGACACGTACAtcggatcgatcgaagaag TGACTCAGAACATGTGGGTTCATCGTtcgacgggcggcggcgccggtACGATCGTTCAAAAATCGATAACGTTCGTACCGGGCCTCTACaaaattttcgacgaaatcgtcgtaaACGCCGCGGATAACAAACAACGCGATCCGTCCatgcgacgaatcgaaatcGACATCGATcc tgAGAATAATACGATTCGCGTGTGGAATGATGGTAAGGGGATTCCTGTCGAGATTCATCGCACCGAGAAGATGTACGTTCCGACAATGATATTCGGCGAATTgctcacgtcgtcgaattaCGACGACACggagaaaaaagtgacgGGCGGTCGAAACGGCTACGGCGCGAAACTATGCAATATTTTCTCGCGACGATTCACCGTCGAAACGGCGTGCAAAGAATcgggaaaaaaattcaaacaa aCTTGGCATCATAATATGAGTTCGTCTGACGAGCCCCaagtgacgtcgttctcCGGAAAGGACTACACGTGCGTCACGTTCACGCCCGACTTGACTCGCTTCAATATGGAGAAATTGGATCGCGACATCATCGCTCTCATGACGCGACGCGCCTACGATCTCGCCGGCTCGTCGCGCGGCGTCAACGTCTATTTgaacaaagagaaaataccA attcgttcttttcgcgaGTACGTTGATCTGTACTTGAAGAGTGCTGAGGATCCCTTTGCTGATGAAGACGGGCCTGTGGCGGGGAAGAAAGTCGAGCGAGTCGTTCACACGCGAGTCGGCGAACGATGGGAAGTGTGCGTCACGCCGAGTGCAAGCGGATTCCAGCAAGTCAGCTTCGTGAATAGCATCGCTACAACCAAA ggaGGTAGTCACATTGCTTATCTGACTGGGCAGTTGGTTGACAAGATTGCCGCTGctgtgaagaagaagaacaagggCGGTATGGAAGTGAAGCCTCATCAAGTCAAATCGCATCTGTGGATCTTCGCCAATTGTCTCATCGAGAATCCCTCCTTCGACAGTCAGACGAAAGAGAATATGACGCTCAAGGCGAAGAATTTCGGCTCCGCGTGCACgttggacgacgatttcgtgaagaaagtcgtcaagtgcggcgtcgtcgatctcatGGTTCAATGGGCAAAATTCAAATCAcag GCTCAACTTCGTCGTAACGTcggctcgacgtcgaagcagACGAAACTGAAGGGAATTCCCAAGTTGGACGACGCAAATCATGCCGGAGGAAAGGACTCAGCAAACTGCACTCTCATTCTCACTGAAGGAGACTCGGCGAAGACGTTGGCTGTCAGCGGGCTCAGCGTCGTCGGACGCGATCACTACGGCGTCTTTCCGCTTCGAGGAAAAGTGCTCAACGTTCGCGAAGCGACTCACAAGCAG ATCAAGGACAATGCCGAGATCAATAACATCATCAGGATCGTCGGTCTCAAGTACGGCAAGGATTACAGCTCGGTCACCGATCTGAAAGCCCTTCGCTACGGCCGTCTCATGATCATGACGGATCAGGATCAGGACGGGTCGCACATCAAAGGTCTTCTCATCAATTTTATTCATCACAATTGGCCCGGCCTGCTTCGACTTCCATTCCTTGAACAGTTCATCACTCCCATAGTCAAA gttttcAAGGGGCGGAGTGAACAGTCTTTTTATTCGCTGCCCGAGTTCGAGCAGTGGAGAGCGTTGACCGACGACTCGAAGTCGTGGCGAGTCAAGTACTACAAAGGATTGGGAACGAGCACGCCGAAAGAGGCCAAGGAGTACTTTCAAGACATGGAGAGACATCGGATTTCGTTCAAGTATTCTGGACCAGGCGACGATGCAGCAATAAAACTG gctttTGCTAAGGAAGAAGTGGCTGGGCGAAAGGTTTGGCTGACGGACTGGTTGGCTCATCGAAAGGAGAAACGTCAGGCTGGAATGAACGAG TCATTTCTATACGGAAGTGAAGTCGATCGAGTGACGTTCAGCGATTTTGTGAACAAGGAGCTCGTCCAGTTCTCGAATGCTGACAACGAGAGATCCATACCCTCATTAGTCGACG GACTCAAGCCAGGTCAGCGAAAAGTCATATTCACCTGCTTCAAGAGGAAGGACAAGCGAGAAGTGAAAGTGGCTCAGTTGGCCGGTTCGGTGGCCGAGCTCTCCGCCTATCATCACGGCGAG ACGAGTCTCATGAGCACAATCATCGGTCTCGCTCAGAATTTCGTCGGCAGCAACAACATCAATCTCCTCCAGCCCATCGGTCAATTCGGCACGCGACTCCACGGCGGCAAAGACGCGGCGAGTCCGCGCTACATTTTCACCGCTCTCAGCCCACTCGCTCGTCTCATCATATCGCCGCTCGACGAACCGATCCTCACTCATCTTCGCGAGGACAATTTACGCATCGAGCCCGAATGGTATTGTCCCACTCTTCCCCTGGTGCTCGTTAACGGGTCGGAGGGAATTGGAACGGGTTACAGCAGTTTTGTGCCCAATTACGACGttcgcgaaatcgtcgcgaatcTTCAACGAAtgctcgatgacgtcgagccGGTTGCCATGGCGCCGTCGTATAAGGGATTCAGCGGGAAGATTCTTCAAGTCGACGAGCACAAGTACATGAGTTTCGGTACGATCGCCCGACTCGATGACACGCACTTGGAGATCACGGAACTTCCCGTGAGAATATGGACCCAAGCGTATAAGGAAAAAGTGCTCGAGAGTATGTTGCACGGCTcggaaaaaatcgaatcatTTATCAC CGATTACACTGAGTATCATACCGATACGACGgttcgtttcgtcgtgaCGTTGACCAAGGCGAATATGGATGCTTGTGAGAAGGAGGGATTTCATAAGAAGTTCAAGCTGGAGTCGTCTCTTGCGACGAGCAATCTC gttttGTTTGATAGCAATGGCTGTTTGAAAAAGTACGCCGATGAGATCGAAATCCTGAAGGAGTTCTTTGCCCTGCGTCTGGAGCGATATGCGATGAGGAAAAAGTGGCTCGAAGGCCAACTGAAGGCGGAGGCAGACAAACTGACGAACCAAGCTCGATTCATTGTTGAGAAATGCGACGGGAAAATCACCGTTG aaaataaaaagaaaaaggagatgaTTGCTCTGCTGAGTCAACGTGGCTACGCCTCCGATCCCGTCAAGGCGTGGAAGGAGAAGCTGGCCTCGTCGTCCGACGCCGACATCGAGACGGAAGACGATTCtcaagacgaagacgacgcgacggcgagtgGAAGTGGCCCCGATTTCAACTATCTGCTCGGCATGTCGATGTGGACGTtgacgaaggaaaagaaagacgagctTCTCGCAAACAAAGAAGCAAAG ATTTCTGAATTGGAAATATTACGAGGGAAATCGCCGAAGACCATGTGGAGAGAAGACCTGGAGAAAGTCTTAGAAGAACTCGAG aAAGTTGagcagaaggagaaagacgacgcgtTGATGTCGACAACTGCCCAACCggcgtcgaagaaaaagggcaAAGGAAAAGCTCGTCTCCCCAAGCAATCCGCCGCGGCCGTCGCCAGAGAATCTCGTCCAGCGGCGAGCCCAGATCAAATCATAGCTCCTCACCTTCCCGCGGAGAAGGTGAAACGACCGCGAggaaaggcggcggcggcggcggcggcaccgccACCAAAGCCGGAGATCGACGAAGGACAAACGCGCGTTCAGGATTACTTCAGCGGcgccgacgaaacgaagaagactAAGAAGCTTCTtccgaagaaacgaaagcccGTCGTGACGAAATTAGGACccgattccgacgacgacgacgacgacacagACGAGgcggaggaagaggagagtCCTCTGTCCGtgaggacgaagaaaagcgtcAAGACGGCGGCTCATCcggcgaagaaaatcgtcatATCGGAATccgatgatgacgatgacgaggtCGAAGTAGTCCCGACCTCGTCGAAGAAGCTCGCCGTGATAGATGAAGAAAGCGATTccgatttcgatttcgagTCGAGACGAGAGAAGCCGGTCGAagtcaaggaaaagaagtcCGCACCGACAGCAGCGAAGAAGGGAAAAGCGCTTTTAAAGCCGAAAACTGCAGCCCCAAAGACTACAGCTCCGAAGAAGACTACGAAAAAG GTGGAGCAACCGGCGAAAAAACCGCGCGCGCGTCCTGCCAAAAAGGTTCCAGAGAAGAGTTCGAAGAGCATCTATAATTTCTTCGACggggaagacgacgacgatgctcCGGGGCCGTCGAAGAAAATTGCTGCCGTGGGCGCTTCGAAGAGGAAAGGAAAACCTCAAAAATTGGATATttctgacgacgaggaggattCGATTGCGATTCTCTCCATGTCCGACTCCGATGACCAAGAGGTAATTGCTCCGAAGCGCTCTCGACCTCCCGTGAAGAAAGCCGtcgagaagacaaagaaggcaGCTGTGAGGCCAGCAGCCAAAGTGGCAGTGAAAAGGCGCGTCGTTGCTGatagtgacgacgacgaggtaTTGCCTCTAGCGGAgagaattcgtcgtcgagatagAGTCGATTATAAGAGTCAGacggaagatgacgacgtcgacgacgctgatGATTCGGATGAGGCGGATTTGGACGAATCGTTTGATCCGCGCAGTGACCTTGATTGA
- the LOC136192716 gene encoding uncharacterized protein — protein MDMKLLEDLSPLEYLKRFLVISDRRRSWYSKVFGMIDRARKRSNGISNMKEVESALMEVHFHSSTKEQIKDVFQVASIASDMEFNREQFYGLAALSERLLVTSFLSYKAAEDKGAERDVLETTDFEAIDWKLKGVSVHPDLRRLFDQIRS, from the exons ATGGATATGAAGCTTCTTGAAG ATTTGTCTCCACTTGAATATCTGAAACGCTTTTTGGTCATAAG TGATAGAAGGAGGTCGTGGTATTCCAAAGTGTTTGGAATGATTGATCGAGCTCGTAAGCGTAGCAACGGGATTTCAAATATGAAG GAAGTCGAAAGTGCCTTGATGGAAGTCCACTttcattcgtcgacgaaagaacAAATCAAAGACGTTTTTCAA GTGGCTTCCATTGCGTCCGACATGGAATTTAATAGAGAGCAATTTTATGGCCTTGCTGCTCTATCTGAACGACTCCTTGTAACTTCTTTCTT GTCATATAAGGCAGCGGAGGATAAGGGGGCAGAAAGGGACGTTCTGGAGACGACTGACTTCGAAGCCATCGATTGGAAATTGAAAGGAGTCTCG gTACATCCGGATTTGAGGCGTCTCTTCGATCAAATACGTTCATAG